A genomic region of Gemmata massiliana contains the following coding sequences:
- a CDS encoding SMI1/KNR4 family protein yields MSTRAKIHDTLERLERWLREHQPAFLAAMRPGATDAELDDLERAIGRQLPDDVRAFYRWRGGIAKADHLGPDGWYEGPDGPFWGRPMTLSEIRSEYEECCGYWERDWQNLARGSESAPKPGWWHPAWVPIFDVNFGPQLLCVDTAGVWTGVLGQVIYFDNKSDPRTIDAASLGDLLRAFTRSLERKRTFEDTTDPGTLLDDARSTSPVGYPQYRNATEEPTIPEVQQNAPVVTTRPAPGAFRVGDTVRLLEGAFHESEGKIKRLEAGSWRVTVTLIFWGRPLDIEAEYWQIQLVEKTEQEPSVGEWNELTEGTELFAHLGFGPSIRKLRLFVTACYRIIYLRDWPEAAEPLCNALEEMANGHQNFTALHDALDDLWQSIRINSDHRPIVLKDLLASCPPPLGHGEPLEAHAPRERGATDLIREIFPNPFAPPRFAPAWRTADVVALARGIYDDRAFERMPILADALQEAGCDNADILTHCRGANDVHVRGCWVLDLCLGLE; encoded by the coding sequence ATGTCGACCCGCGCCAAAATCCACGACACACTCGAGCGCCTAGAACGCTGGCTCCGCGAGCACCAGCCCGCGTTCCTCGCTGCGATGCGCCCCGGCGCGACCGATGCCGAACTCGACGACCTCGAACGCGCCATCGGCCGCCAACTCCCGGACGATGTCCGCGCGTTCTACCGCTGGCGCGGGGGCATCGCGAAAGCCGATCACCTCGGACCCGACGGCTGGTACGAAGGACCGGACGGCCCGTTCTGGGGTAGACCAATGACGCTGTCGGAAATCCGAAGCGAGTACGAGGAGTGTTGCGGATATTGGGAGCGCGACTGGCAAAATCTGGCGCGGGGGAGTGAAAGCGCACCCAAGCCCGGTTGGTGGCACCCGGCGTGGGTACCGATATTCGATGTCAATTTTGGGCCGCAACTGCTGTGCGTGGATACGGCGGGAGTATGGACGGGCGTGCTGGGGCAGGTCATCTATTTCGATAATAAATCGGACCCACGAACGATTGACGCCGCCAGCCTCGGTGATCTGCTGCGAGCTTTCACACGCAGTTTGGAACGAAAACGAACTTTTGAAGACACCACTGATCCAGGAACCCTGTTAGACGACGCGCGCAGTACTTCTCCCGTTGGCTACCCACAGTACCGAAACGCGACCGAAGAGCCCACCATTCCGGAGGTGCAGCAAAATGCCCCGGTGGTAACAACGAGACCGGCCCCTGGGGCATTCCGAGTTGGCGATACGGTCCGCCTTCTTGAAGGAGCATTCCACGAGAGTGAAGGCAAAATTAAGCGACTCGAAGCTGGTTCGTGGCGGGTGACAGTCACACTTATATTCTGGGGACGACCACTCGATATTGAAGCAGAATACTGGCAAATCCAATTAGTAGAGAAGACGGAACAAGAACCCTCAGTGGGTGAATGGAACGAACTAACCGAAGGCACGGAACTATTCGCACATCTGGGCTTTGGCCCCAGTATTCGGAAACTGCGACTGTTCGTTACAGCGTGCTATCGAATAATCTACCTGCGTGACTGGCCGGAAGCGGCGGAACCGCTGTGTAACGCGCTGGAAGAGATGGCGAACGGTCATCAGAATTTTACGGCTCTTCACGACGCGCTCGATGACCTTTGGCAAAGTATTCGGATCAACAGCGATCACCGCCCCATCGTTCTGAAAGATCTACTCGCATCCTGCCCTCCTCCGTTGGGTCACGGAGAACCCCTTGAAGCGCACGCGCCGCGGGAGCGTGGCGCCACGGATCTCATCCGCGAAATCTTCCCCAATCCCTTCGCACCCCCGCGCTTCGCTCCCGCTTGGCGCACAGCGGATGTCGTCGCGTTGGCGCGCGGCATTTACGACGATCGCGCATTTGAACGGATGCCAATCTTGGCCGACGCACTGCAAGAAGCCGGGTGCGATAATGCTGACATCCTGACCCACTGTCGTGGTGCCAATGACGTTCACGTTCGAGGATGTTGGGTGCTCGACCTGTGCCTTGGCCTTGAGTGA
- a CDS encoding lactate racemase domain-containing protein, which yields MSETTELIVGSQPWALTVPAERAMAVRRAPVTAPAGSPQELVRAALEKPFNFEPLRRALTPDDRVAIVIDPRLPHLSEMLAEVLRHVGTAGIAPTVITIVSPPNAPQTWIDELSDEFADVTAETHDPVTEPKLMYVATTNGGRRVYMNRSVAEADFIIVLAGRRYDPHVGYAGAETALFPALSNEETRTAFLGEFTSSAPAGNRETEAAEVAWLLGTPFLIQVIEGADDTVQDVVAGLFDSGAEGIRRQDARWRGAIEEEVDTVIASISGEPGTVTFSDLAKAAATAARAVKKGGRIALLTTAAPDLGPGVELLRKLDSPTGAKKLLAREKPEDWAAASLWVYAAKSASLFLASDYPDSAAEELFATPIRTPSEVQRLVDMGGTVLLIPDAHKAMITVG from the coding sequence ATGTCGGAAACGACGGAACTGATCGTTGGCTCTCAACCGTGGGCACTGACGGTGCCGGCCGAACGTGCGATGGCCGTTCGGCGCGCGCCCGTCACCGCGCCTGCGGGTTCGCCCCAGGAACTCGTTCGGGCCGCGCTCGAAAAGCCGTTCAACTTCGAGCCGCTCCGTCGGGCGCTCACGCCGGACGACCGCGTTGCGATTGTGATTGACCCGCGCCTTCCGCACCTCAGCGAAATGCTCGCCGAAGTGCTCCGGCACGTGGGCACTGCGGGAATCGCCCCGACCGTGATCACGATCGTTTCGCCGCCGAACGCGCCGCAAACGTGGATCGATGAGTTGTCGGATGAATTCGCGGACGTGACGGCCGAGACGCACGACCCGGTGACCGAGCCGAAACTTATGTACGTCGCGACCACGAACGGCGGGCGCCGCGTGTACATGAATCGCTCGGTGGCGGAAGCGGACTTCATCATCGTACTCGCGGGGCGCCGATACGATCCGCACGTCGGCTATGCGGGTGCGGAAACGGCTCTTTTCCCGGCTCTCTCGAATGAAGAAACGCGGACCGCGTTCTTGGGCGAGTTCACGTCGTCCGCGCCGGCCGGAAACCGCGAAACGGAAGCCGCTGAGGTCGCGTGGCTGCTCGGCACACCGTTCCTGATTCAAGTGATTGAGGGGGCGGACGATACGGTTCAGGATGTTGTTGCGGGGCTGTTCGATAGCGGGGCCGAAGGCATCCGCCGACAGGACGCGCGGTGGCGCGGCGCGATCGAAGAAGAAGTCGATACCGTGATTGCGTCCATCAGCGGCGAGCCCGGCACCGTGACCTTCTCGGACCTTGCGAAAGCCGCTGCGACTGCGGCTCGCGCGGTGAAGAAAGGCGGCCGCATCGCCCTCCTGACGACCGCCGCGCCGGACCTGGGACCGGGGGTCGAGTTGCTCCGCAAGCTCGACAGCCCGACCGGGGCGAAAAAACTCCTCGCGCGAGAGAAGCCCGAGGATTGGGCCGCGGCCAGCCTGTGGGTGTACGCGGCCAAGTCCGCGAGCCTGTTTCTTGCGAGCGACTACCCCGATTCCGCGGCGGAAGAGCTGTTCGCCACGCCGATTCGCACGCCCTCGGAAGTACAGCGACTCGTTGACATGGGCGGTACCGTGCTGCTCATTCCCGATGCGCACAAAGCGATGATAACGGTGGGGTAA
- a CDS encoding SDR family NAD(P)-dependent oxidoreductase, whose protein sequence is MSEKKVALVTGSGKRRVGSHVAEALAQRGFTVAVHYRTSETEAKETAAKLEAQFGVGTLLVQADLADEAAVKRLVSTTRDRFGRIDALVNCAAIWNRKALEDVTAADVREHCDANLLGTFLMCQHVGLAMVQQPTGGCIVNVGDWADARPYRDFAAYFPSKAAIPGLTRVFAVELGARNPNVRVNAVLPGPVMLPPEVGTAERDEVVAGTLVKREGSPAHIAKAVLHFLDNDFVTGTCLPVDGGRSVFANGY, encoded by the coding sequence GTGAGCGAGAAGAAGGTCGCCCTTGTTACCGGGAGCGGCAAACGGCGCGTCGGGTCGCATGTCGCGGAGGCGCTCGCCCAGCGCGGGTTTACCGTCGCGGTGCATTACCGCACGTCCGAAACCGAAGCGAAGGAAACTGCTGCAAAGCTAGAAGCGCAATTCGGCGTCGGAACGCTCCTGGTTCAAGCCGACCTCGCCGACGAAGCCGCTGTGAAGCGCCTGGTGAGCACGACACGCGACCGGTTCGGCCGCATTGATGCGCTGGTGAACTGCGCCGCGATCTGGAACCGCAAGGCTCTCGAAGACGTGACCGCGGCGGACGTCCGCGAGCACTGCGACGCGAACCTGCTCGGCACGTTCCTGATGTGTCAGCACGTCGGGCTGGCGATGGTTCAACAACCGACGGGCGGGTGCATCGTGAACGTCGGCGATTGGGCCGATGCGCGCCCGTATAGGGACTTCGCGGCGTACTTCCCCAGTAAGGCCGCGATCCCGGGTCTCACGCGGGTGTTCGCGGTGGAGCTGGGCGCGCGCAACCCGAACGTGCGCGTTAATGCGGTACTCCCCGGCCCCGTCATGCTGCCCCCCGAAGTAGGTACGGCAGAACGCGATGAAGTGGTCGCGGGCACGCTCGTGAAGCGCGAGGGCAGCCCAGCCCATATCGCAAAGGCCGTGCTGCACTTTCTCGACAACGACTTCGTGACCGGAACGTGCCTGCCGGTCGATGGCGGTCGGAGCGTGTTCGCGAACGGATACTGA
- the rfbB gene encoding dTDP-glucose 4,6-dehydratase, giving the protein MPTVLVTGGAGFIGSNFVRHLLATDATVAVINFDALTYAGNLANLADLVGHPRYTFIKGDVTDRDQVRAALQRDVTDIIHFAAESHVDRSIQDSGPFVRTNVIGTQVLLDAAREFRVKKYVQVSTDEVYGSLGATGFFTEETPLHPNSPYSASKAGADLLVQAYQHTFGLPAVITRCSNNYGPYQFPEKLIPLFVTNLLSDIPVPVYGDGQQVRDWIHVLDHCRGVEAAWRTGTPGEVYNFGGRCEMPNLELTKLLLRLLGKPDSLIRYVEDRLGHDRRYAIDCTKAERELGWSPQVSFDAGLAETIAWYQANAAWVATIKNKDYMSYYEKQYGAMK; this is encoded by the coding sequence ATGCCGACAGTTCTGGTTACCGGTGGGGCGGGGTTCATTGGCTCGAACTTCGTGCGCCACCTGCTCGCAACGGACGCGACCGTTGCGGTCATTAATTTCGACGCGCTCACATACGCCGGCAACCTGGCCAATCTCGCAGACCTCGTCGGGCATCCGCGATACACGTTCATTAAGGGCGACGTCACCGACCGCGATCAAGTGCGTGCGGCGCTCCAACGCGACGTGACGGATATCATCCACTTCGCGGCGGAAAGTCACGTCGATCGCAGCATTCAGGATAGCGGCCCGTTCGTGCGCACGAACGTGATCGGCACCCAGGTGCTCCTCGACGCGGCCCGCGAGTTTCGGGTCAAAAAATACGTTCAGGTTTCGACGGATGAAGTGTACGGGAGCCTCGGTGCGACCGGCTTCTTCACCGAAGAAACGCCACTGCACCCGAACAGCCCGTACTCCGCGAGCAAGGCCGGCGCAGACCTGCTGGTACAGGCGTACCAACACACGTTCGGGCTGCCAGCGGTCATTACGCGGTGCTCGAACAACTACGGCCCGTACCAGTTCCCCGAGAAACTCATTCCGCTGTTCGTGACGAACCTACTCAGCGACATCCCGGTTCCGGTGTACGGCGATGGCCAACAGGTCCGCGACTGGATTCACGTGCTCGACCACTGCCGCGGGGTCGAGGCCGCGTGGCGGACAGGTACACCCGGCGAGGTTTACAACTTCGGCGGGCGGTGTGAGATGCCGAACCTCGAACTGACGAAACTGCTGCTCCGGTTGCTCGGCAAGCCGGATTCACTCATCCGGTACGTCGAGGACCGCCTCGGACACGACCGCCGCTACGCGATCGACTGCACGAAGGCCGAGCGCGAACTCGGCTGGTCCCCCCAAGTGAGCTTCGACGCGGGTCTGGCGGAAACGATCGCGTGGTACCAGGCGAACGCGGCGTGGGTCGCGACGATCAAGAACAAAGACTACATGAGCTACTACGAGAAACAGTACGGCGCGATGAAATAG
- a CDS encoding aldehyde dehydrogenase family protein, producing MTSSVSGRLFVGGEWLAPRDDFADLNPAKLDEVVGTFPHATPEEVASAVSSARDAFPGWRRTSRILRAECFDRLAQLIKRDTDALATLMARECGKNVTECRAEVVEGLHMVQWVFGSGRTGVYGEVVASEIAEKDAFTRRKPWGVVAVVTPWNFPFAVPLWMLGPSLLEGNTCVFKPSEETPGIAQRLVELFAEAGFPAGTVNLVQGSGAVGEALVKSPSVNVVCFTGSYAVGRRIQELSAALPDRIVAAEMGGKNAVIVCDDARFDLAVNAGILSAFKTTGQRCVSASRIIVHESLMGRYAKAFVDTAKRLRFGDPLDPKNFAGPLVNRKGVEKVLSYNALAKSEGVEVLLAPDQPANGNGCFLPPFVYRTDAKPNLRVTHEEVFGPHVALIPFKTDEDAARIYNDTEYGLSMAVITESYRRMRFFRDECEYGMGYVNLPSIGAEVHLPFGGVKKSGNGHPSAAALIEAVTHKTAWTVNHGTDIKMAQGLTTAIDGGPA from the coding sequence ATGACCAGTTCCGTTTCCGGCCGCCTGTTCGTCGGCGGCGAGTGGCTCGCGCCGCGAGACGATTTCGCGGACCTGAACCCGGCGAAACTCGACGAAGTGGTGGGCACGTTCCCGCACGCGACGCCGGAAGAGGTCGCGTCCGCAGTCAGTTCCGCACGCGACGCCTTCCCCGGGTGGCGCCGAACGTCGCGCATCCTCCGCGCCGAGTGCTTCGACCGGCTGGCACAACTCATCAAGCGCGACACCGACGCCCTGGCCACGTTGATGGCCCGCGAGTGCGGCAAGAACGTCACCGAGTGCCGCGCCGAGGTGGTTGAAGGGCTGCACATGGTGCAGTGGGTGTTCGGTTCGGGGCGCACCGGCGTTTACGGCGAAGTAGTCGCATCTGAGATCGCCGAAAAGGACGCCTTCACGCGCCGCAAGCCGTGGGGCGTCGTCGCAGTGGTGACGCCGTGGAACTTCCCGTTCGCGGTGCCGCTGTGGATGCTCGGCCCGAGTTTGTTGGAAGGCAACACGTGCGTGTTCAAGCCGAGCGAGGAAACTCCGGGAATCGCGCAGCGACTGGTCGAACTGTTCGCGGAAGCCGGGTTCCCGGCTGGAACTGTGAATCTCGTTCAGGGTAGCGGCGCGGTCGGCGAAGCTCTGGTGAAGAGCCCCAGCGTGAACGTGGTGTGTTTCACCGGCAGTTACGCGGTGGGCCGGCGCATCCAGGAACTCTCGGCGGCCCTCCCGGACCGCATCGTCGCGGCCGAAATGGGCGGGAAGAACGCGGTCATCGTGTGTGATGACGCGCGGTTCGATCTGGCCGTGAACGCGGGCATCCTCAGTGCGTTCAAAACGACCGGTCAGCGGTGCGTCTCCGCGAGTCGCATCATCGTCCACGAGTCGCTCATGGGCCGCTACGCGAAGGCGTTCGTGGACACCGCCAAGCGGCTCCGGTTCGGCGACCCGCTCGACCCGAAGAACTTCGCGGGACCGCTCGTGAACCGCAAGGGGGTCGAAAAGGTCTTGAGTTACAACGCGCTCGCGAAGTCCGAGGGCGTGGAGGTACTGCTGGCGCCCGACCAACCGGCGAACGGGAACGGGTGCTTCCTTCCGCCGTTCGTGTACCGCACCGATGCGAAGCCGAACCTCCGCGTCACGCACGAGGAGGTGTTCGGGCCGCACGTCGCGCTGATCCCGTTCAAAACCGACGAGGACGCGGCGCGCATTTACAACGACACGGAATACGGCCTCTCGATGGCGGTCATCACCGAGAGTTACCGGCGGATGCGGTTCTTCCGCGACGAGTGCGAGTACGGCATGGGCTACGTGAACCTGCCGTCGATCGGCGCGGAAGTTCACCTGCCGTTTGGCGGCGTGAAAAAGAGCGGCAACGGCCACCCATCGGCCGCGGCGCTCATCGAAGCGGTCACGCACAAGACCGCGTGGACCGTGAACCACGGCACCGACATCAAGATGGCCCAGGGGCTTACAACAGCGATCGACGGAGGCCCGGCGTGA
- a CDS encoding methyltransferase — protein MTSPAPHAEPLPPQMVLMQMLFGKVVTQAVSIVARFKLADQMAAGPKTAAELAGPAGLNAKHLYRVLRALAGLGVLKGDDGGRFALTPVGELLRTDVPGSMRAIATYVCDPWSWKAWGDLAGSVRSGQPAFDHVFGEGVFDYLGKHPDESATFNEGMTGFSQQAAAAMLKAYDFAPFNMIVDVGGGHGAILCAVLGTNTKARGVVFDAPQVVAGAHAPIKAAGLADRCRAEGGDFFKAVPAGGDLYVLKHIIHDWNDAKATQILKCVRAAIPSTGKLLLVELVVPPGFAPNFAHVLDLEMMVVCDGKERTEPEYRELLAGAGFKLARVIPTEGPHSLVEAVPV, from the coding sequence ATGACGTCACCGGCTCCCCACGCGGAACCACTTCCGCCGCAGATGGTGCTGATGCAGATGCTGTTCGGCAAAGTGGTTACGCAAGCCGTCTCCATAGTGGCCCGGTTCAAGCTCGCCGACCAGATGGCCGCCGGTCCCAAAACGGCAGCCGAACTCGCCGGTCCCGCCGGTCTCAACGCCAAGCACCTCTACCGCGTGCTCCGCGCCCTGGCCGGGTTGGGTGTACTGAAGGGCGACGACGGCGGGCGGTTCGCGCTCACGCCCGTGGGCGAGTTACTCCGGACCGACGTTCCCGGTTCGATGCGGGCCATCGCGACCTACGTGTGCGATCCGTGGAGCTGGAAGGCGTGGGGCGACCTCGCCGGGAGCGTGCGGAGCGGCCAACCCGCGTTCGACCACGTGTTTGGTGAGGGTGTCTTCGACTACCTCGGCAAGCACCCCGACGAGTCCGCGACGTTCAACGAGGGCATGACCGGCTTCTCGCAGCAAGCCGCCGCCGCGATGCTAAAAGCGTATGACTTCGCCCCGTTCAACATGATCGTCGACGTCGGCGGCGGGCACGGTGCGATCCTGTGCGCGGTGCTGGGCACGAACACGAAAGCCCGCGGGGTCGTGTTCGACGCGCCGCAAGTGGTGGCTGGCGCGCACGCCCCGATCAAAGCGGCGGGGCTGGCCGACCGGTGCCGCGCGGAGGGCGGCGACTTCTTCAAGGCGGTGCCCGCGGGCGGCGATCTCTACGTGCTGAAGCACATCATCCACGACTGGAACGATGCGAAAGCGACGCAGATCCTCAAATGCGTCCGCGCCGCAATCCCCTCTACGGGCAAACTGCTGCTCGTGGAACTCGTGGTGCCGCCGGGCTTCGCGCCGAACTTCGCCCACGTCCTCGATCTGGAAATGATGGTGGTGTGCGACGGCAAGGAGCGCACCGAACCGGAGTACCGCGAGTTGCTCGCCGGGGCGGGCTTCAAACTCGCGCGCGTCATCCCCACCGAGGGGCCGCACAGCTTAGTCGAAGCTGTGCCGGTTTGA
- a CDS encoding DUF1802 family protein, whose protein sequence is MLSIAFKEWAVICEALAAGRQSLILRKGGIAEEGGVFRPEHSEFLLYPTHFHEHKAGIKPEFLPLLEHAEATKSPMGTIRFTHFVRVESVVHLTNLNDALALDSQHAWTSDVVKQRFHYRTPGLFVLNVRVFQLPEAHVVTERPEFAGCKTWVTLDAPIDTTGSAPVAKE, encoded by the coding sequence ATGCTGTCGATTGCGTTTAAAGAGTGGGCGGTGATCTGCGAAGCACTCGCGGCCGGCCGCCAGTCGCTCATTCTTCGTAAGGGTGGCATCGCGGAAGAGGGCGGCGTGTTCCGGCCCGAGCACAGTGAGTTCCTGCTGTACCCGACACACTTCCACGAACACAAAGCCGGCATCAAGCCAGAATTCCTGCCGCTACTCGAACACGCAGAAGCAACAAAGTCCCCAATGGGTACGATTCGCTTCACGCATTTCGTGCGCGTTGAGTCCGTCGTCCACCTCACGAACCTCAACGACGCGCTGGCACTGGATTCGCAACATGCGTGGACGTCGGACGTGGTGAAGCAGCGGTTCCATTACCGTACCCCGGGACTGTTCGTGCTGAACGTCCGCGTGTTCCAGCTTCCCGAAGCGCACGTCGTGACCGAGCGCCCGGAATTCGCCGGGTGTAAGACGTGGGTCACGCTCGACGCACCAATCGACACCACCGGCTCAGCGCCCGTTGCGAAGGAGTGA
- a CDS encoding Imm32 family immunity protein, with protein MSEQSRVVTVPLMWNEHGCPILDMAGRAHLELSVHEPDFTVASRSISPQPKQVCITANREGLTALATWLLALAAPESQLDHQHFDNEVASGFYHSAQGWEMIVGRTK; from the coding sequence GTGAGCGAACAGAGCAGAGTTGTCACCGTCCCGCTGATGTGGAATGAGCACGGGTGCCCGATCCTTGATATGGCGGGCCGTGCGCACCTGGAATTGTCGGTCCACGAACCGGATTTCACAGTTGCTTCGAGGTCGATTTCGCCTCAACCAAAGCAGGTATGTATTACCGCGAATCGCGAAGGGTTGACGGCGCTGGCTACTTGGTTGCTCGCGCTCGCCGCTCCGGAATCACAACTGGACCACCAGCACTTTGATAACGAGGTAGCATCTGGGTTCTACCACTCCGCACAAGGCTGGGAAATGATTGTAGGGCGAACGAAATAA
- a CDS encoding NAD(P)H-dependent glycerol-3-phosphate dehydrogenase gives MPTKFAVLGSGGWGTAIAALLAQNSEHSVKLWSAHPENAAQLNAARENTRLLPGIKLPDSLQITDNPADAVADADCWVSAIPTAYLRQALAPFASFRTIDAPVVSLTKGLEIATFRRPSEIIRETLKTENIAVLSGPSHAEEVARGMPTSLVVAAHDGGLASWVQHRFVTDRFRVYTNGDLVGVELAGALKNVIGIAAGVCDGLGFGDNAKAALLTRGLVEMTRFGVAHGAEPATFTGLAGTGDLITTCFSPHGRNRRVGYRLGRGESLADVLAGPQVAEGVLTSKSVSERASRSGIEAPIMTGVYEVLHNGKPPLAAVQDLMTRSPKHERV, from the coding sequence ATGCCGACCAAGTTCGCGGTGCTCGGTAGCGGTGGGTGGGGCACGGCGATCGCGGCCCTGCTCGCACAAAATTCGGAACACAGCGTTAAGTTGTGGAGCGCGCATCCCGAAAACGCGGCACAACTGAATGCCGCGCGCGAAAATACTCGGCTCCTTCCGGGAATAAAACTGCCCGATTCGCTCCAGATCACAGACAATCCGGCCGACGCGGTTGCAGATGCAGACTGTTGGGTGAGTGCAATTCCTACCGCTTACCTACGCCAAGCACTTGCTCCGTTCGCTTCATTCCGAACAATCGATGCTCCCGTCGTAAGCCTGACAAAAGGGCTGGAGATCGCCACATTCCGTCGTCCTTCGGAAATCATTCGCGAAACATTGAAGACCGAAAACATCGCGGTACTCAGTGGACCGAGCCACGCGGAGGAAGTCGCGCGCGGAATGCCGACGTCGCTCGTGGTCGCGGCGCATGACGGAGGGCTCGCGTCGTGGGTGCAGCACCGGTTCGTCACAGACCGGTTCCGCGTGTACACGAACGGCGACTTGGTGGGCGTGGAATTAGCCGGCGCGCTGAAGAACGTGATCGGGATCGCGGCCGGCGTATGCGACGGGCTGGGGTTCGGCGACAACGCGAAGGCCGCACTACTTACCCGCGGGCTGGTCGAGATGACGCGGTTCGGCGTCGCGCACGGCGCAGAGCCGGCGACCTTTACCGGTCTGGCCGGGACCGGCGACCTGATTACGACGTGCTTCAGCCCGCACGGACGGAACCGGCGCGTCGGGTACCGGCTCGGGCGAGGCGAATCGCTCGCGGACGTACTCGCGGGTCCGCAAGTCGCGGAGGGCGTGCTCACGAGCAAGAGCGTGTCCGAGCGCGCGTCGCGGAGCGGAATCGAAGCGCCCATTATGACCGGCGTCTACGAAGTGCTGCACAACGGCAAGCCGCCGCTCGCGGCCGTCCAGGATCTCATGACCCGAAGCCCGAAACACGAGCGCGTGTAA
- a CDS encoding acetyl ornithine aminotransferase family protein, translated as MFQFDHLTVPDIRTPLPGPNGAEMLARDKLYVSPSYTPMYPLFVDVGSGSVIRDVDGNLFLDFTAGIAVTNTGHCHPEVVAAIQDQAAKLLHMSGTDFYYRPQIDLAEKLAKIAPGPSPKKVFFANSGAETIEGALKLARWHTERNRVVAFFGAFHGRTYGAMSLSGSKLVHRRGFSPLVPDIHHVEFPRTCPEGEGGADKCRLVKNIEETIFKRTCPPEEVAAIFVEPIQGEGGYHPIPQNCLPALRALCDKHGILLVVDEVQSGMGRTGKMFAVEHYGVEPDIICSAKGIASGMPLGAIIAKAEVMDWPPGSHASTFGGNPVSCRAALASIELLEREYMANATVRGEQLRAGLRELSQKHAGLTNVRGLGLMTAADLPSGAAREKVIQTAFERGLLLLGCGETALRFCPPLCISAAQVDTALTILDGVLGTIEPAKASTPASTSGTIPVV; from the coding sequence ATGTTCCAGTTCGATCACCTGACGGTGCCCGATATCCGCACGCCGCTCCCGGGACCGAACGGGGCAGAGATGCTCGCGCGCGACAAACTGTACGTCTCGCCGTCGTACACGCCGATGTACCCGCTGTTCGTCGACGTCGGGAGCGGGTCCGTGATCCGGGACGTGGACGGCAACCTGTTCCTCGATTTCACCGCGGGCATTGCTGTCACGAACACCGGGCACTGCCACCCGGAAGTTGTGGCGGCCATCCAGGACCAAGCCGCGAAGCTGCTCCACATGAGCGGCACCGACTTCTACTACCGCCCGCAAATCGACCTCGCCGAGAAGCTCGCGAAGATCGCTCCCGGCCCCAGCCCCAAGAAAGTGTTCTTCGCGAACAGTGGAGCGGAAACGATAGAGGGCGCGCTGAAGCTCGCCCGTTGGCACACGGAACGGAACCGCGTGGTCGCGTTCTTCGGCGCGTTCCACGGTCGCACTTACGGGGCGATGTCGCTCTCCGGCTCGAAACTCGTTCACCGGCGCGGATTCTCGCCACTGGTGCCGGACATTCACCACGTCGAATTCCCGCGAACGTGCCCCGAAGGTGAAGGCGGCGCCGATAAGTGTCGGCTCGTCAAAAACATTGAGGAGACAATCTTCAAGCGGACCTGCCCGCCGGAGGAGGTCGCAGCGATCTTCGTCGAACCGATCCAGGGCGAGGGCGGCTACCACCCCATCCCGCAGAACTGCCTCCCCGCGCTTCGCGCGCTGTGCGACAAGCACGGCATTTTGCTCGTGGTCGACGAAGTGCAATCGGGGATGGGTCGCACCGGGAAGATGTTCGCGGTGGAACACTACGGTGTGGAGCCGGACATCATCTGCTCCGCGAAGGGCATCGCGTCCGGGATGCCGCTGGGAGCGATCATCGCGAAGGCAGAGGTCATGGATTGGCCCCCCGGTAGCCACGCGAGCACGTTCGGCGGGAACCCCGTAAGTTGCCGCGCTGCACTCGCGAGCATCGAGTTACTCGAACGCGAGTACATGGCGAACGCGACCGTCCGCGGGGAACAGCTCCGGGCCGGGCTGCGCGAGCTGTCCCAGAAGCACGCGGGGCTAACTAACGTGCGCGGGCTGGGGCTCATGACCGCGGCCGATCTCCCGTCGGGCGCGGCACGGGAGAAAGTGATTCAGACCGCGTTCGAGCGCGGGCTGCTCCTCCTCGGGTGCGGCGAAACAGCGCTCCGCTTCTGCCCGCCGCTGTGCATCTCCGCGGCCCAAGTGGACACCGCGCTCACGATCCTTGATGGCGTCCTCGGCACGATCGAGCCGGCGAAGGCGTCCACTCCGGCGTCGACCAGCGGAACGATACCCGTCGTTTAG